Proteins from a single region of Streptomyces vinaceus:
- a CDS encoding sensor histidine kinase: MRPALIRCRHLLRALGLRWKISILLAAGCSLVAVTIGVLIHQARAQQVGDAARESALAQLIRVRQVYELTGRLDDDKVGEADAWIDCPRLPEPLRRAALAGRRTTYLDLTGPDPAVWAARPVGGDHVLSVRRPLGGEQAELVELDRQLVASGAGVVTLAAIGGALMASRLSKELRTAAETARRISEGELDARIGTSGVPGSRNEVAELSSAVDTMAASLQQRLEAEQRFTADVAHELRTPLTGLHTAAELLPAGRPTELVRDRVAALRTLTEDLLEVARLDARREEAQLGAHALGPLVATITRRSGVAAQVVGADNAEMVRTDARRLERILMNLLVNAGRHGGGPVTVTVCANAVTVRDHGPGFPVKLLRDGPQRFLTGAAERGQGTGLGLTIAFGQAQVIGARVTLSNPAPAGAAATVTLPAV, encoded by the coding sequence ATGAGGCCCGCCCTGATCCGCTGCCGACACCTCCTGCGGGCCCTCGGCCTGCGCTGGAAGATCTCGATCCTGCTCGCGGCCGGCTGCTCGCTGGTCGCCGTGACCATCGGCGTACTGATCCACCAGGCGCGGGCCCAGCAGGTGGGCGACGCGGCCCGGGAGAGCGCGCTGGCCCAGCTGATCCGCGTGCGCCAGGTGTACGAGCTCACCGGGCGGCTGGACGACGACAAGGTCGGCGAGGCCGACGCGTGGATCGACTGCCCGCGGCTGCCGGAGCCGCTGCGCCGGGCGGCGCTGGCGGGCCGGCGCACCACCTACCTCGACCTGACCGGGCCGGATCCGGCGGTGTGGGCGGCGCGCCCGGTCGGCGGCGACCACGTGCTGTCCGTACGGCGCCCGCTCGGCGGCGAGCAGGCCGAACTGGTCGAGCTGGACCGGCAACTGGTGGCCTCCGGGGCCGGGGTCGTGACGCTCGCGGCGATCGGCGGCGCGCTGATGGCGAGCCGGCTGAGCAAGGAGCTGCGGACGGCGGCCGAGACGGCCCGCCGGATCAGCGAGGGCGAACTGGACGCGCGGATCGGGACGTCGGGCGTGCCGGGGAGCCGGAACGAGGTCGCCGAGCTGTCCTCGGCGGTCGACACGATGGCGGCCAGCCTCCAGCAGCGGCTGGAGGCGGAGCAGCGGTTCACGGCGGACGTGGCGCACGAGCTGCGGACCCCGCTGACGGGGCTGCACACCGCGGCCGAGCTGCTGCCGGCCGGGCGGCCGACGGAGTTGGTGCGGGACCGGGTCGCGGCGCTGCGCACGCTCACCGAGGACCTGCTGGAGGTGGCGCGGCTGGACGCGCGCCGGGAGGAGGCGCAGTTGGGGGCGCACGCCCTGGGTCCGCTGGTGGCGACGATCACGCGGCGGTCGGGAGTGGCGGCGCAGGTGGTCGGCGCGGACAACGCCGAGATGGTCCGCACCGATGCCCGGCGGCTGGAGCGGATCCTGATGAACCTGCTGGTCAACGCCGGTCGCCACGGCGGGGGGCCGGTCACGGTGACGGTGTGCGCGAACGCGGTGACGGTACGGGACCACGGCCCGGGCTTCCCGGTGAAGCTGCTGCGGGACGGGCCTCAGCGGTTCCTGACGGGCGCCGCCGAGCGGGGCCAGGGGACGGGGCTGGGCCTGACGATCGCGTTCGGCCAGGCGCAGGTGATCGGGGCGCGGGTGACGCTGTCGAACCCGGCTCCGGCGGGCGCGGCGGCGACGGTGACGCTGCCCGCGGTGTGA
- a CDS encoding gamma-glutamylcyclotransferase family protein, protein MTAELPFFVYGTLRPGEVNHDLFLRGRTAAEEPARLPDALLYDGPGYPYAVPHPGSEVVGELVTAAPGAYGRLLAELDRLEEYHGPDRPLNVYDRVRRDAVRPDGTRTAAWVYLAAPLLARRLRESGTEIPGGDWFGRR, encoded by the coding sequence ATGACCGCCGAACTCCCCTTCTTCGTGTACGGGACCCTGCGCCCGGGGGAGGTCAACCACGACCTGTTCCTGCGGGGCCGCACGGCGGCCGAGGAGCCCGCCCGGCTCCCGGACGCGCTCCTGTACGACGGCCCCGGCTACCCGTACGCCGTCCCGCACCCCGGATCGGAGGTCGTCGGCGAGCTGGTCACCGCGGCCCCCGGCGCGTACGGGAGGCTGCTGGCCGAACTGGACCGGCTGGAGGAGTACCACGGCCCCGACCGGCCGTTGAACGTCTACGACCGGGTCCGCCGGGACGCGGTCCGCCCGGACGGCACCCGGACCGCCGCCTGGGTCTACCTGGCGGCCCCGCTGCTGGCCCGCAGGCTGCGCGAGTCCGGCACCGAGATACCGGGCGGCGACTGGTTCGGGCGGAGGTAG
- the dnaG gene encoding DNA primase: MAGRINDDDVKAVRDAVPIDAVVSDYLQLRNAGGGNLKGLCPFHDEKSPSFQVSPSKGLYHCFGCQAGGDTLDFIMKIDHLSFSEAVERLAGQAGITLRYEEGGYTAGTSGRGERIRLVEAHKAAAQFYVEQLGGAEAEIGRRFLAERGFDQAAAEHFSVGYSPAGWDHLTRFLRGKGFSDKELITSGLAQDSRSGKPIDRFRGRLMWPIRDISGEVVGFGARKLRDDDNGPKYLNTPETAIYKKSQVLYGIDLAKKEIAKTSRAVVVEGYTDVMACHMAGVTTAIATCGTAFGGDHIKILRRLLMDNATAEVIFTFDGDAAGQKAALRAFEDDQKFAAETSITIAPGGMDPCDLRLAQGDAAVAGLVEARTPLFEFALRHIVARHNLENPAGRAAALDEAAPVVANIKNIAIQHESAVQLAGMLGIRDEQFVVKRVAQLARWARERGGQGGGQQQGRGRPSQASPYEAAPAPSAPTGGGPALNLRSPAHRTERELLKLALQRPALVSPAFDAYGVDEFTAPPYAAVREAIQAAGGASLGTDDYLARVRDAAPNDTVRALVTELAVEAIHAKTVDEVYAGVQLVQVRLRAVDRRVHEIQGTMSRLGTQAPPEQLAAVQEELWVLQQYGQRLRNRGAEGL, encoded by the coding sequence GTGGCAGGACGGATCAACGACGACGATGTGAAGGCGGTACGGGACGCGGTCCCGATCGACGCCGTGGTCTCCGACTACCTCCAGCTGCGCAACGCGGGCGGCGGCAACCTCAAGGGCCTCTGCCCCTTCCACGACGAGAAGTCCCCGTCCTTCCAGGTCAGCCCCAGCAAGGGTCTCTACCACTGCTTCGGCTGCCAGGCGGGCGGGGACACCCTCGACTTCATCATGAAGATCGACCACCTCTCCTTCTCGGAGGCGGTCGAGCGCCTGGCGGGCCAGGCCGGCATCACCCTGCGGTACGAGGAGGGCGGCTACACCGCCGGCACCAGCGGCCGCGGCGAGCGCATCCGCCTGGTCGAGGCCCACAAGGCCGCCGCGCAGTTCTACGTGGAGCAGCTGGGCGGCGCCGAGGCCGAGATCGGCCGCAGGTTCCTCGCGGAGCGCGGCTTCGACCAGGCCGCGGCCGAGCACTTCAGCGTCGGGTACAGCCCGGCCGGCTGGGACCACCTGACCCGCTTCCTGCGCGGCAAGGGCTTCAGCGACAAGGAGCTGATCACCTCCGGCCTGGCCCAGGACAGCCGCAGCGGCAAGCCCATCGACCGCTTCCGCGGCCGCCTGATGTGGCCGATCCGGGACATCAGCGGCGAGGTGGTCGGCTTCGGCGCGCGCAAGCTGCGCGACGACGACAACGGGCCGAAGTACCTGAACACCCCCGAGACGGCGATCTACAAGAAGTCCCAGGTCCTGTACGGCATCGACCTGGCGAAGAAGGAGATCGCGAAGACCTCTCGGGCCGTGGTGGTCGAGGGCTACACGGACGTGATGGCCTGCCACATGGCCGGGGTCACCACCGCGATCGCGACCTGCGGCACCGCCTTCGGCGGCGACCACATCAAGATCCTGCGCCGCCTGCTGATGGACAACGCGACGGCCGAGGTGATCTTCACCTTCGACGGGGACGCGGCCGGCCAGAAGGCCGCGCTCCGCGCCTTCGAGGACGACCAGAAGTTCGCCGCCGAAACCTCCATCACCATCGCCCCCGGCGGCATGGACCCCTGCGACCTGCGCCTGGCACAGGGGGACGCGGCCGTGGCCGGTCTGGTGGAGGCCCGTACCCCGCTGTTCGAGTTCGCCCTGCGGCACATCGTGGCCCGGCACAACCTGGAGAACCCGGCGGGCCGGGCGGCCGCGCTCGACGAGGCGGCCCCGGTCGTCGCCAACATCAAGAACATCGCGATCCAGCACGAGTCGGCGGTCCAGCTCGCCGGGATGCTCGGCATCCGCGACGAGCAGTTCGTCGTCAAGCGGGTCGCGCAGCTGGCGCGCTGGGCGCGGGAACGGGGCGGCCAGGGCGGCGGGCAGCAGCAGGGCCGCGGCCGGCCGTCGCAGGCGTCCCCGTACGAGGCGGCCCCGGCGCCGAGCGCCCCCACCGGCGGCGGACCGGCGCTGAACCTGCGCAGCCCCGCGCACCGCACCGAGCGCGAGCTGCTCAAACTGGCGCTCCAGCGCCCGGCGCTGGTCTCGCCGGCCTTCGACGCGTACGGGGTCGACGAGTTCACCGCCCCGCCCTACGCGGCGGTCCGCGAGGCCATCCAGGCCGCGGGCGGTGCCTCCCTGGGCACCGACGACTACCTGGCCCGGGTACGCGACGCGGCGCCGAACGACACCGTCCGCGCGCTGGTCACGGAGCTCGCGGTCGAGGCCATCCACGCCAAGACGGTGGACGAGGTGTACGCGGGGGTCCAGCTGGTCCAGGTCCGGCTGCGCGCGGTCGACCGCCGGGTCCACGAGATCCAGGGCACGATGTCGCGCCTGGGCACCCAGGCCCCGCCGGAGCAGCTGGCGGCGGTCCAGGAGGAGCTCTGGGTGCTCCAGCAGTACGGGCAGCGCCTGCGCAACCGCGGCGCCGAGGGCCTGTAG
- a CDS encoding NAD(P)/FAD-dependent oxidoreductase codes for MVDAHRTFVIVGAGLAGAKAAETLRSEGFTGRVILVGDERDHPYERPPLSKGYLQGKEERDSVFVHEPSWYAKADIELHLGQPAVQLDREAGKIVLGDGTALHYDKLLLATGAEPRRLDIPGTELVGVHHLRRLAHAERLKGVLATLGRDNGHLLIAGAGWIGLEVAAAARGYGAEVTVVEPLATPLHAVLGPEIGRLFGDLHAEHGVRFHFGARLTEIVGHDGMVLAARTDDGEEHPAHAVLAAIGAAPRTALAETSGLALVDRQHGGGIAVDASLRTSDPNVFAVGDVAAAHHPLLGTRLRVEHWANALNGGPAAARAMLGQEVSYDRVPYFFSDQYDVGLEYSGYAPAGGYDQVLIRGDVAKREFIAFWLSEGRVLAGMNVNVWDVTEHIQALIRSKTPVNREALADPSVPLDSLVGAEGA; via the coding sequence GTGGTCGACGCACACCGGACATTCGTCATCGTCGGCGCAGGGCTCGCCGGGGCCAAGGCGGCGGAGACGCTGAGGTCCGAGGGGTTCACGGGGCGGGTGATCCTGGTCGGCGACGAGCGCGACCACCCCTACGAACGGCCCCCGCTCTCCAAGGGGTACCTGCAGGGCAAGGAGGAGCGCGACAGCGTCTTCGTCCACGAGCCGTCCTGGTACGCGAAGGCCGACATCGAGCTGCACCTCGGCCAGCCCGCGGTCCAGCTGGACCGGGAGGCCGGCAAGATCGTCCTCGGTGACGGCACGGCGCTGCACTACGACAAGCTGCTGCTGGCCACCGGGGCCGAACCGCGCCGCCTGGACATCCCCGGCACGGAACTGGTCGGGGTGCACCACCTGCGCCGGCTCGCGCACGCCGAGCGGCTGAAGGGCGTCCTGGCCACCCTCGGCCGGGACAACGGCCACCTGCTGATCGCGGGCGCCGGGTGGATCGGCCTGGAGGTGGCCGCCGCGGCCCGGGGGTACGGGGCCGAGGTCACGGTGGTCGAGCCGCTGGCCACCCCGCTGCACGCGGTGCTGGGGCCGGAGATCGGCCGGCTGTTCGGCGACCTGCACGCGGAGCACGGGGTCCGCTTCCACTTCGGGGCGCGGCTCACCGAGATCGTCGGGCACGACGGCATGGTGCTCGCGGCCCGCACCGACGACGGGGAGGAGCATCCGGCGCACGCCGTGCTCGCGGCGATCGGGGCGGCGCCCCGGACGGCGCTCGCCGAGACCTCCGGGCTGGCCCTGGTCGACCGGCAGCACGGCGGCGGCATCGCCGTGGACGCCTCGCTGCGCACCAGTGATCCGAACGTGTTCGCCGTCGGCGACGTGGCCGCGGCGCACCACCCGCTGCTCGGGACCCGGCTGCGGGTCGAGCACTGGGCGAACGCCCTCAACGGGGGCCCGGCCGCGGCGCGGGCGATGCTGGGCCAGGAGGTGTCGTACGACCGGGTGCCGTACTTCTTCTCCGACCAGTACGACGTGGGCCTGGAGTACTCGGGGTACGCCCCGGCGGGCGGCTACGACCAGGTGCTGATCCGCGGCGACGTGGCCAAGCGGGAGTTCATCGCGTTCTGGCTGTCGGAGGGGCGGGTGCTGGCCGGGATGAACGTGAATGTGTGGGATGTCACCGAGCACATCCAGGCCCTGATCCGGTCGAAGACCCCGGTCAACCGCGAGGCCCTGGCGGACCCGTCGGTTCCGCTGGACTCCCTGGTGGGGGCGGAGGGGGCCTGA
- a CDS encoding deoxyguanosinetriphosphate triphosphohydrolase: protein MEGMERTGTAPAPHPDPDAPGAPYDASDTERWAAEPDKRPGRTAFQRDRARVLHSAALRRLAGKTQVVTPGSRSYDWDASPRTRLTHSLECAQVGRELGAALGCDPDLVEAACLSHDMGHPPFGHNGEEALNEFAKDCGGFEGNAQSLRLLTRLEPKRFVPDPATGELVSVGLNLTRACLDAATKYPWARGGHPTDPDSVKFGAYEDDLPVFEWLRRGAPADRKCFEAQVMDWSDDVAYSVHDFEDGLHAGHLDPNLLFAEPERTAIWRVAIGRYVPADTEPEELRAALDRLMEQEWWPHGYDGSAVAQARLKDATSQLIGRFCLAAEGATREAYGSGRLTRYAAELVVPREARNECAVLKAVADLYVMQRDEQERLRADQRIVLAELAEALSARAPEGLDPQFRAIFDAAPDDRARKRAVIDQIAALTDASARSLHARLARRARRAVG, encoded by the coding sequence ATGGAAGGCATGGAACGCACCGGCACCGCACCCGCCCCCCACCCCGACCCGGACGCCCCCGGCGCCCCGTACGACGCGTCCGACACCGAGCGCTGGGCCGCCGAGCCCGACAAACGGCCCGGCCGGACCGCCTTCCAGCGCGACCGGGCCCGCGTGCTGCACTCCGCCGCGCTGCGCCGCCTCGCCGGGAAGACCCAGGTGGTCACCCCCGGCAGCCGCTCGTACGACTGGGACGCCAGCCCCCGCACCCGCCTGACGCACTCGCTGGAGTGCGCCCAGGTCGGCCGCGAGCTCGGCGCCGCCCTCGGCTGCGATCCCGACCTCGTCGAGGCCGCCTGCCTCTCGCACGACATGGGCCACCCGCCCTTCGGCCACAACGGCGAGGAGGCGCTGAACGAGTTCGCCAAGGACTGCGGCGGCTTCGAGGGCAACGCCCAGTCGCTGCGCCTGCTGACCCGCCTGGAGCCGAAGCGGTTCGTGCCCGACCCGGCCACCGGCGAGCTCGTCAGCGTCGGCCTCAACCTCACCCGGGCCTGCCTGGACGCCGCCACCAAGTACCCCTGGGCCCGCGGCGGTCACCCCACCGATCCCGACTCGGTCAAGTTCGGTGCGTACGAGGACGACCTGCCGGTCTTCGAGTGGCTGCGGCGCGGCGCGCCCGCCGACCGCAAGTGCTTCGAGGCCCAGGTGATGGACTGGTCGGACGACGTCGCCTACTCCGTCCACGACTTCGAGGACGGGCTGCACGCCGGGCACCTCGACCCCAACCTCCTCTTCGCCGAGCCCGAGCGCACCGCCATCTGGCGGGTCGCGATCGGCCGGTACGTGCCGGCCGACACCGAGCCCGAGGAGCTGCGGGCCGCCCTCGACCGGCTGATGGAGCAGGAGTGGTGGCCCCACGGGTACGACGGGTCGGCCGTCGCCCAGGCCCGCCTCAAGGACGCCACCAGCCAGCTGATCGGCCGGTTCTGCCTGGCCGCCGAGGGCGCCACCCGCGAGGCCTACGGCTCCGGCCGGCTGACGCGCTACGCGGCCGAGCTGGTCGTCCCGCGCGAGGCGCGCAACGAGTGCGCGGTCCTCAAGGCGGTGGCCGACCTCTACGTGATGCAGCGGGACGAGCAGGAGCGGCTCCGCGCCGACCAGCGCATCGTCCTGGCCGAACTCGCCGAGGCCCTCAGCGCCCGCGCCCCCGAGGGGCTGGACCCGCAGTTCCGGGCGATCTTCGATGCCGCGCCCGACGACAGGGCCCGCAAACGGGCGGTCATCGACCAGATCGCGGCGCTCACGGACGCCTCCGCGCGCTCCTTGCACGCCCGGCTCGCACGGCGCGCGCGCCGTGCGGTCGGGTGA
- a CDS encoding sirohydrochlorin chelatase has protein sequence MQPTLVAVAHGSRDPRALPAAMALLDRIRELRPRLDVRLGHVELSRPLLGEALRDAAGAAVLVPLLLGRGHHVKRDLPASAAHAAHLDTRVAAPLGPHPLLVEALYERLLEAGWAPGAGSAVVLAAAGSRDPDAAADTRRTAALLRERLGGAPVVAAYASAAAPTVPDAVRALAARGHHRIAVASYFTAPGRFAAQCAAAAPGPAAAPLGDHPALARLVLHRYDEALARWRTSLPAGAPLKLATA, from the coding sequence ATGCAGCCCACCCTCGTCGCCGTCGCCCACGGCAGCCGCGACCCCCGCGCCCTCCCCGCCGCGATGGCCCTCCTCGACCGGATCCGCGAGCTCCGCCCCCGCCTCGACGTCCGCCTCGGCCACGTCGAGCTGAGCCGGCCGTTGCTCGGTGAGGCACTCCGCGACGCGGCCGGCGCGGCCGTGCTCGTCCCGCTGCTCCTCGGCCGCGGCCACCACGTCAAGCGGGACCTCCCCGCGTCCGCCGCCCACGCCGCCCACCTGGACACCCGCGTCGCCGCCCCGCTCGGCCCGCACCCGCTGCTGGTCGAGGCCCTGTACGAGCGGCTCCTGGAGGCCGGCTGGGCCCCCGGCGCGGGCTCCGCCGTCGTCCTCGCCGCCGCCGGCTCCCGCGACCCCGACGCGGCGGCCGACACCCGCCGCACCGCCGCCCTGCTCCGCGAACGCCTCGGCGGCGCACCCGTCGTAGCGGCCTACGCCTCCGCCGCCGCCCCCACCGTCCCCGACGCCGTCCGCGCCCTCGCCGCCCGAGGCCACCACCGGATCGCGGTGGCCTCGTACTTCACCGCCCCCGGCCGCTTCGCCGCCCAGTGCGCCGCCGCCGCGCCCGGCCCCGCGGCCGCCCCGCTCGGCGACCACCCGGCCCTGGCCCGCCTCGTACTCCACCGCTACGACGAGGCCCTGGCCCGGTGGCGCACCTCCCTGCCCGCCGGGGCACCCCTGAAACTGGCCACCGCGTAA
- a CDS encoding SanA/YdcF family protein gives MKRNPKWKPKPLPGWTRTVAGRRRAVQAVVAGCVLFLLPSAWTHAAAADRLRSTADAPAAEVAVVFGAGLWDGRPTPYLARRLDAAVELYRTGKVKVVLVTGDNSRTEYDEPDAMRTYLTAHGVPGDRVVSDYAGFDTWDSCVRAKEIFGVKRAVLISQGFHIRRAVALCGAAGLDAYGVGVDDQHDATWYYGGTREVFAAGKAALDAAFKPEPRFLGPKEQGVSRVLAALAD, from the coding sequence ATGAAGCGCAATCCGAAGTGGAAGCCGAAGCCGTTGCCGGGCTGGACGCGCACGGTGGCGGGGCGGCGCCGGGCCGTCCAGGCTGTGGTGGCCGGGTGCGTGCTCTTCCTGCTGCCCTCGGCCTGGACGCACGCGGCGGCCGCGGACCGGCTGCGGAGCACGGCCGACGCGCCGGCCGCCGAGGTGGCGGTGGTGTTCGGGGCGGGGCTGTGGGACGGGCGGCCGACCCCGTATCTGGCCAGACGGCTCGACGCGGCGGTGGAGCTGTACCGCACGGGCAAGGTCAAGGTCGTGCTCGTCACCGGGGACAACAGCCGCACCGAGTACGACGAGCCCGACGCCATGCGGACCTACCTGACGGCCCACGGGGTGCCGGGGGACCGGGTCGTCAGCGACTACGCCGGGTTCGACACCTGGGACTCCTGCGTCCGGGCCAAGGAGATCTTCGGGGTGAAGCGGGCGGTGCTGATCAGCCAGGGCTTCCACATACGCCGGGCCGTCGCGCTGTGCGGTGCGGCGGGTCTGGACGCGTACGGGGTCGGGGTGGACGACCAGCACGACGCGACCTGGTACTACGGCGGCACGCGCGAGGTCTTCGCGGCCGGCAAGGCGGCGCTGGACGCGGCCTTCAAGCCGGAGCCGCGGTTCCTGGGACCGAAGGAGCAGGGGGTGTCGCGGGTTCTGGCGGCTCTGGCAGACTGA
- a CDS encoding glucose 1-dehydrogenase — MASSGVCTVAVVDLTGKTVVITGGARGLGAAAARAVVDGGGSVLITDVLEAEGASTAEELGGAARFLRHDVTSEADWQAALDHAVAEFGRIDGLVNNAGIATGQLLEHESVEHFRRVVEINLVGTFIGIKTAIPLLRANGGGSVVNISSAAGLMGLALTAGYGASKWGVRGLSKIGAVELAEAGIRVNSVHPGMTLTPMTAPIGIQPGEGRFPGAPLGRVGSPEETAAAVAFLLSDAAAYMTGAELAVDGGWTAGPPIPNPAGR; from the coding sequence ATGGCTTCGTCAGGGGTGTGCACCGTGGCTGTTGTGGATCTGACCGGAAAGACCGTCGTCATCACCGGGGGAGCGCGCGGGCTGGGCGCGGCGGCCGCGAGGGCCGTCGTGGACGGAGGCGGAAGCGTGCTGATCACGGACGTGCTGGAGGCGGAGGGCGCCTCGACGGCCGAGGAGCTGGGCGGCGCGGCGCGGTTCCTGCGGCACGACGTCACGAGCGAGGCCGACTGGCAGGCCGCCCTCGACCACGCGGTGGCCGAGTTCGGACGGATCGACGGCCTGGTGAACAACGCCGGCATAGCCACCGGGCAGCTCCTGGAGCACGAGAGCGTGGAGCACTTCCGGCGGGTCGTCGAGATCAACCTGGTCGGCACCTTCATCGGCATCAAGACGGCGATACCGCTGCTGCGGGCGAACGGCGGCGGCTCCGTCGTCAACATCTCCTCGGCGGCCGGGCTCATGGGCCTGGCACTCACCGCCGGGTACGGGGCCTCCAAGTGGGGCGTGCGCGGCCTGTCGAAGATCGGTGCGGTCGAGCTCGCCGAAGCGGGGATCCGCGTCAATTCGGTGCACCCGGGCATGACGCTGACCCCGATGACCGCCCCGATCGGGATCCAGCCCGGCGAGGGCCGCTTCCCCGGCGCCCCGCTGGGCCGCGTCGGCTCCCCGGAGGAGACGGCCGCGGCCGTCGCCTTCCTCCTCTCCGACGCCGCCGCGTACATGACCGGCGCCGAACTGGCCGTGGACGGCGGCTGGACGGCGGGCCCGCCGATACCGAACCCCGCGGGGCGGTAG
- a CDS encoding RNA polymerase sigma factor, giving the protein MSYPTLKCGAPVLGALEVAPVQTRILTVNVSPPVQDTEATVADEPEVEAVDEEPEEPEVLELIEQAPEPRRRPDTGGAGPSADLFRQYLREIGRIPLLSAAEEVELARRVEAGLFAEEKLGNTPDLDLRLALDLDKLVVMGRMAKRRLIESNLRLVVSVAKRYVGRGLTMLDLVQEGNLGLIRAVEKFDYARGYKFSTYATWWIRQAMSRALADQARTIRVPVHVVELINRVVRVQRRMLQERGYEPTAEEVAVHLELTPERVLEVLRLAQEPVSLHAPVGEEDDVALGDLIEDGDAASPMESAAFFLLREHLEAVLSTLGERERKVVQLRYGLADGRPRTLEEIGRIFGVTRERIRQIESKTLNKLRDHAFADQLRGYLD; this is encoded by the coding sequence GTGTCGTACCCCACACTGAAGTGCGGTGCCCCCGTCCTCGGAGCCCTGGAGGTCGCCCCCGTGCAGACCCGGATCCTGACCGTCAACGTGAGCCCGCCCGTCCAAGACACCGAGGCCACAGTGGCTGATGAGCCCGAGGTCGAAGCCGTGGACGAGGAGCCCGAAGAGCCGGAGGTACTGGAGCTCATCGAGCAGGCGCCCGAGCCGCGCCGGCGCCCCGACACCGGCGGAGCCGGCCCTTCCGCCGACCTGTTCCGCCAGTACCTGCGCGAGATAGGCAGGATCCCGCTGCTCTCCGCCGCCGAGGAGGTCGAACTCGCGCGACGCGTCGAAGCCGGCCTGTTCGCCGAGGAGAAGCTGGGCAACACCCCCGACCTCGACCTGCGGCTCGCCCTCGACCTCGACAAGCTGGTCGTGATGGGCCGGATGGCCAAGAGGCGCCTCATCGAGTCGAACCTGAGGCTCGTCGTCTCCGTCGCCAAGCGCTACGTGGGCCGCGGGCTCACCATGCTCGACCTCGTCCAGGAGGGGAACCTCGGACTCATCCGCGCCGTCGAGAAGTTCGACTACGCCCGCGGCTACAAGTTCTCCACCTACGCCACCTGGTGGATCCGGCAGGCGATGTCGCGGGCCCTCGCCGACCAGGCCCGCACCATCCGCGTGCCCGTCCACGTCGTCGAACTGATCAACCGCGTCGTGCGCGTCCAGCGCCGCATGCTCCAGGAGCGCGGCTACGAGCCCACCGCCGAAGAGGTCGCCGTCCACCTGGAACTGACCCCCGAGCGGGTCCTGGAGGTGCTGCGCCTCGCCCAGGAGCCGGTCTCGCTCCACGCGCCGGTCGGCGAGGAGGACGACGTGGCCCTCGGCGACCTCATCGAGGACGGGGACGCCGCATCGCCCATGGAGTCCGCCGCCTTCTTCCTCCTGCGCGAGCACCTGGAAGCCGTGCTGTCCACCCTCGGCGAGCGCGAGCGCAAGGTCGTGCAGCTGCGCTACGGCCTGGCCGACGGCAGGCCCCGCACCCTGGAGGAGATCGGGCGGATCTTCGGCGTGACCCGCGAGCGGATCCGGCAGATCGAGTCCAAGACGCTCAACAAGCTCCGCGACCACGCCTTCGCCGACCAGCTACGCGGCTACCTGGACTGA